The proteins below come from a single Deinococcus multiflagellatus genomic window:
- a CDS encoding c-type cytochrome translates to MTLSVALLVLVVLVSLFLVLEPMRADAAADPDAAERSRLEAERDRLYGELAALEDETRRPDLERRAALTLRALDALPPAPRIGGRVRPFALAGAGLAVALTVAGGLTFVPRWQLASLSAGEAEDVRNVLALPELRRRAEASGNQAGYLAWGKAAFDSGQYDQAVQAYGSALKLDARQPEALRRLGILLLTRPDSSGQPAKPEEARQAFLLIRTAAQLAPSEPESQLLLGFALARFGQDRNALAALERYRTLDPKGRDADEMITSLRARQNEDDPGLRVYAASCASCHGPNGAGGALGPSLRASTLTRAALRSVIVNGKGVMPAYPDLKSAELNALLELLERWQRERP, encoded by the coding sequence GTGACCCTGAGCGTGGCACTGCTGGTCCTGGTCGTCCTCGTCTCCCTCTTTCTCGTGCTGGAGCCGATGCGGGCCGACGCAGCGGCAGATCCCGACGCTGCCGAGCGGTCGCGGCTAGAGGCCGAGCGAGACCGCCTCTACGGTGAACTTGCGGCGCTGGAGGACGAGACGCGCCGCCCTGACCTGGAACGCCGCGCAGCCCTGACCCTGCGGGCGCTCGACGCCCTGCCGCCCGCTCCCCGCATTGGGGGGCGGGTGCGTCCGTTCGCGCTCGCGGGGGCGGGCCTCGCTGTGGCCCTCACGGTGGCCGGGGGCTTGACCTTCGTGCCGCGCTGGCAGCTCGCCTCGCTCTCCGCCGGAGAGGCCGAGGATGTCCGGAACGTTCTCGCACTGCCGGAGTTGCGCCGCCGGGCCGAAGCCTCGGGCAATCAGGCCGGGTACCTCGCGTGGGGCAAGGCGGCCTTCGACTCCGGGCAGTACGACCAGGCGGTGCAGGCGTATGGGAGCGCCCTGAAGCTCGACGCCCGCCAGCCCGAGGCGCTGCGGCGGCTGGGCATCCTGCTGCTGACGCGCCCCGACTCGTCCGGGCAGCCCGCGAAGCCGGAGGAGGCGCGTCAGGCGTTCCTCCTTATCCGCACCGCCGCGCAGCTCGCGCCGAGTGAGCCGGAGTCTCAACTGCTGTTGGGCTTTGCGCTCGCGCGCTTCGGACAGGACCGCAACGCGCTGGCAGCCCTGGAGCGCTACCGCACCCTCGATCCGAAGGGAAGAGACGCCGACGAGATGATCACTTCCCTTCGCGCCCGCCAGAATGAGGACGATCCCGGCCTGCGGGTCTACGCTGCGAGCTGCGCGAGCTGCCACGGCCCAAACGGCGCGGGCGGCGCGCTCGGACCCAGCCTGCGCGCCTCTACCCTGACGCGAGCGGCGCTGCGGAGCGTGATCGTAAACGGCAAGGGCGTGATGCCCGCCTACCCTGACCTGAAGTCCGCTGAGCTGAATGCCCTGCTGGAGCTGCTGGAGCGCTGGCAGCGGGAAAGGCCGTAA
- a CDS encoding cytochrome c-type biogenesis protein, translated as MACSLLLSGALAITPAQKARANALGNNLRCPICTGLPITESTNDLSVQMLREVRKQIAAGHSNREIYAYFTARYGNFVLLDPPKEGRNLLLWGTPPAALAAGGAVLWKVLRRRRQANESTPAAATPNSDEPFDSFLAKVRRETRPSARQCREQDTESHA; from the coding sequence GTGGCTTGCAGCCTGCTCCTCTCCGGCGCCCTCGCCATCACCCCAGCGCAAAAGGCACGCGCCAATGCCTTGGGCAATAATCTGCGCTGCCCGATCTGCACTGGCCTGCCTATCACTGAGAGTACCAACGACCTGAGTGTGCAGATGCTGCGCGAGGTACGCAAGCAGATAGCGGCGGGGCACAGCAACCGTGAGATTTACGCTTACTTCACTGCGCGCTACGGAAACTTTGTGCTGCTCGACCCGCCCAAGGAGGGAAGGAACCTGCTGCTGTGGGGCACGCCACCTGCGGCACTGGCAGCGGGTGGCGCAGTGCTGTGGAAGGTCCTGCGGCGTAGACGTCAGGCAAATGAATCTACTCCAGCCGCCGCCACACCGAACTCTGATGAACCATTCGACTCCTTTCTGGCCAAAGTGCGGCGCGAGACGCGCCCATCAGCGAGGCAGTGCAGGGAGCAAGACACGGAGAGCCACGCGTGA
- a CDS encoding TlpA family protein disulfide reductase, with amino-acid sequence MTNTSPLPNPAPLWRRLLPPLIAASLVGVLGAALLSPSRNATTGGPLVGKPAPAFTLEGLDGTKVSLASLKGRPVVLNFWASWCSPCREEAPLFRDLSERQGPGQGLAVVGILFQETQEQNARDFIREFALAYPSLRDLKSDTAINYGVAGIPETFFIDRQGTIQHADRGGLNRERLNIGLEKIGVTGL; translated from the coding sequence ATGACCAACACTTCTCCCCTCCCCAATCCTGCTCCGTTATGGAGGCGGCTCTTACCTCCTCTGATCGCGGCCTCGCTGGTCGGTGTGCTGGGCGCGGCGCTGCTCAGTCCGTCGCGCAACGCGACCACAGGCGGGCCGCTCGTCGGCAAGCCTGCTCCCGCCTTTACCCTTGAAGGTCTGGACGGCACCAAAGTGAGCCTGGCCTCCCTGAAGGGCCGTCCCGTCGTTCTGAATTTCTGGGCTTCGTGGTGCAGCCCATGCCGCGAGGAAGCGCCCCTCTTCCGCGATCTCAGCGAGCGGCAGGGCCCAGGCCAGGGCTTGGCCGTCGTGGGTATCCTGTTTCAGGAAACCCAGGAGCAAAACGCCCGCGACTTTATCCGCGAGTTCGCGCTCGCGTATCCCAGTCTGCGCGATCTCAAGTCGGATACCGCGATCAACTACGGCGTCGCAGGTATTCCAGAGACCTTTTTTATTGATCGCCAGGGCACCATTCAGCATGCGGACCGGGGCGGCTTAAACCGCGAGCGACTCAACATAGGCCTCGAAAAGATCGGGGTGACTGGACTGTGA
- a CDS encoding heme lyase CcmF/NrfE family subunit yields MLNLISFSSSALGALGQLGLLGALAFTLLGTWLAFLGGVRGDARATEAARRAVWAVFALASLSVLTLMVALLRDDFSVRYVAEHSMRASPTWVKVTALWGALEGSILLWAWLLAGYAFLLSLTLRRDALRPWALGTMFLSLLFFVGVCASVASPFTPLAQLPADGRGPNPALQNHWMMAVHPVLLYLGFVGLSVPFAYAVAALVTGRLSDHWVVVTRRWTLIAWALLTAAIVAGGWWSYETLGWGGYWAWDPVENASFIPWLLTTAFLHSIQIQERRGLMRAWNVWLIVLAYASTVLGTFLNRSGIVQSVHAFAGGPVGPVFLGFLAFLLVLGVGLAAWRAPHLRDEAEAPAPLSREGAFLAGNWLFLVFAVMVLVGTLFPTLVEAVQGRRDASVGPAFYNAFAIPLGLGLLLLMGVGPLLPWRRAEGQTLWRALWPLLLSGLGAALMAFAFGLRGWGVLGTVALGAYNLVGLSVLTARALRERRQAGRGGGFPALVAEQPRRYGAYLAHIGLVVMALGLAFSGAYRQDAQTTLNVGAAPTRLLHETLALEAIRTDTKLYGRSTIARVQIDGRPFEARLNTYLQGGNTAFASPAVRYGVLSDTYLVVTTFDPGGRWASVRLIESPLVSWIWWGTLIMVLGAGLTLVSPRRAAVRVSAPRAAPATD; encoded by the coding sequence ATGCTTAACCTGATCTCCTTTTCCTCAAGCGCCCTGGGAGCGCTGGGCCAGCTCGGTCTGCTGGGCGCGCTCGCCTTTACGCTGCTGGGCACCTGGCTGGCGTTCCTGGGGGGCGTCCGGGGCGACGCGCGGGCCACCGAGGCGGCGCGGCGGGCGGTCTGGGCGGTGTTCGCCCTGGCCTCCCTGAGCGTCCTGACCCTGATGGTCGCCCTGCTGCGCGACGACTTTTCGGTGCGCTACGTGGCCGAGCATTCCATGCGGGCCTCGCCCACCTGGGTCAAGGTCACGGCCCTGTGGGGCGCGCTGGAGGGCAGCATCCTGCTGTGGGCCTGGCTGCTCGCCGGGTACGCCTTTCTCCTGAGCCTGACCCTGCGCCGCGACGCCCTGCGGCCCTGGGCGCTGGGTACCATGTTTCTCAGCCTGCTGTTTTTCGTGGGCGTGTGCGCCTCGGTCGCCAGTCCCTTCACGCCGCTCGCGCAGCTTCCTGCGGACGGGCGCGGTCCCAACCCCGCGCTGCAAAACCACTGGATGATGGCCGTTCACCCGGTGCTGCTGTACCTGGGCTTCGTGGGCCTGAGCGTGCCCTTCGCCTACGCGGTAGCGGCGCTCGTGACAGGGCGACTGTCTGACCACTGGGTCGTGGTGACGCGGCGCTGGACGCTGATCGCCTGGGCCTTGCTGACGGCGGCCATCGTGGCGGGCGGCTGGTGGAGCTACGAAACGCTGGGCTGGGGCGGCTACTGGGCCTGGGACCCGGTGGAAAACGCCTCCTTTATTCCCTGGCTGCTCACCACGGCTTTCCTGCACTCCATCCAGATTCAGGAGCGGCGGGGACTGATGCGCGCGTGGAACGTGTGGCTGATCGTGCTGGCCTATGCGTCCACGGTGCTGGGCACCTTCCTGAACCGCTCGGGGATCGTGCAGAGCGTCCACGCCTTTGCGGGCGGGCCGGTGGGACCGGTGTTTCTGGGCTTTCTGGCCTTTCTGCTCGTCCTTGGCGTCGGGCTGGCAGCGTGGCGCGCCCCCCACCTGCGCGACGAGGCCGAGGCTCCCGCGCCCCTCAGCCGTGAGGGTGCGTTCCTGGCCGGAAACTGGCTGTTTCTGGTGTTCGCGGTGATGGTGCTGGTCGGCACCCTCTTTCCCACCCTCGTCGAAGCCGTGCAGGGACGGCGCGACGCGTCCGTGGGTCCAGCCTTCTACAACGCCTTTGCGATTCCGCTGGGGCTGGGCCTGCTGCTGCTCATGGGCGTGGGGCCGCTGCTCCCGTGGCGGCGAGCGGAGGGGCAAACCCTGTGGCGGGCGCTGTGGCCACTGCTGCTCTCGGGGCTGGGAGCGGCGCTCATGGCGTTTGCCTTTGGCCTGCGTGGCTGGGGCGTGCTGGGCACCGTGGCCCTTGGGGCATACAACCTCGTGGGGCTGAGCGTTCTGACTGCGCGGGCCTTACGGGAACGGCGGCAGGCGGGGCGTGGCGGGGGCTTTCCTGCCCTCGTCGCCGAGCAGCCCCGGCGCTACGGCGCGTATCTCGCGCATATCGGCCTGGTCGTGATGGCGCTGGGGCTGGCGTTCTCGGGGGCCTACCGCCAGGACGCCCAGACCACACTGAACGTGGGAGCCGCGCCCACCCGCCTGCTGCACGAGACCCTGGCGCTGGAGGCCATACGAACAGACACCAAACTCTACGGGCGGTCCACCATCGCGCGCGTACAGATTGACGGGCGGCCCTTCGAGGCCCGGCTGAACACCTACCTCCAGGGCGGCAATACCGCCTTTGCCTCTCCCGCTGTGCGGTACGGCGTACTGAGCGACACTTACCTTGTCGTGACCACCTTTGATCCGGGGGGCCGCTGGGCCAGCGTGCGCCTGATCGAGAGTCCCCTCGTCTCTTGGATCTGGTGGGGCACCCTCATCATGGTGCTGGGCGCTGGCTTGACCCTCGTTTCTCCCCGCCGGGCCGCTGTGCGCGTTTCTGCGCCGCGGGCGGCTCCGGCCACGGACTGA
- the lspA gene encoding signal peptidase II, translated as MALKSSARFRRPAYLLGVLLCILLDQALKLWTVQTFAEGEFRDFIPGVLSLGLVYNTGAAWSLFSGAALPLAALRVVVGTALVVYLLRRPVPPLTGVALTLIAGGALSNALDGWRLGKVVDTLSSHTFSAVTRLFGQGNFPIFNLADIWVVSGTALVMLISFRRKSASSPSTSRHRSP; from the coding sequence ATGGCGCTGAAATCGTCCGCGCGCTTTCGTCGCCCGGCATATCTTCTGGGCGTCTTGCTGTGCATCCTGCTGGATCAGGCGCTCAAGCTCTGGACGGTACAAACGTTCGCAGAGGGGGAATTTCGCGATTTTATCCCGGGCGTGCTCAGCTTGGGACTCGTGTACAACACGGGTGCGGCGTGGAGCCTCTTTTCGGGTGCAGCCCTTCCGCTTGCCGCGCTCCGCGTGGTGGTGGGGACTGCACTGGTTGTGTACCTTCTGCGCCGCCCCGTTCCGCCTCTGACGGGCGTGGCCCTCACCCTGATTGCAGGGGGAGCACTCAGCAATGCACTGGACGGTTGGCGTCTGGGGAAGGTCGTGGACACGTTGTCGTCCCACACGTTCTCAGCGGTCACGCGCCTGTTCGGGCAGGGCAATTTCCCCATCTTCAATCTGGCAGACATTTGGGTGGTGTCGGGGACCGCGTTGGTCATGCTCATCAGCTTTCGCCGCAAGTCCGCTTCATCTCCATCCACCTCACGTCACCGTTCCCCTTAA
- a CDS encoding undecaprenyl-diphosphate phosphatase has protein sequence MNDFIAAALLGLVEGITEFLPVSSTGHLIVAADLLNFRDAGGTFEIVIQLGAVLAVIVYYARDLLDQARALPTSADARRLWLGIALAFVPAAVLGLLFSDAITRYLFSPVTVAVSLMVGGVVLWWIEGRAFTARTTTLTQVTPRQALLVGCAQCLALVPGVSRSASSIIGGLLTGLDRPTATAFSFYLSIPTLGLATLYALVKGREALDSTQFGPLFVGLGVSFATALIVMGWLLRYVSRHDFRGFAVYRIVAGIAILGWALWR, from the coding sequence TTGAACGATTTCATTGCCGCCGCCCTCCTGGGACTCGTCGAGGGCATCACCGAGTTTTTACCTGTGTCCTCCACGGGGCACCTCATTGTCGCTGCAGATCTACTGAATTTTCGGGATGCAGGAGGCACGTTCGAGATCGTGATTCAGCTGGGCGCGGTGCTTGCCGTCATTGTGTATTACGCCCGCGACCTGTTGGACCAAGCGCGCGCACTACCCACCAGTGCGGATGCGCGCCGTCTATGGCTGGGCATTGCCCTGGCCTTTGTGCCCGCTGCGGTGCTGGGCTTGTTGTTCAGCGATGCGATCACGCGTTACCTGTTCTCTCCCGTGACCGTGGCCGTTTCCTTGATGGTCGGTGGTGTCGTGTTGTGGTGGATTGAGGGCCGGGCCTTTACAGCACGGACCACCACACTGACTCAGGTCACCCCCCGCCAAGCGCTGCTGGTCGGATGTGCGCAGTGTCTCGCGCTAGTTCCAGGTGTGTCTCGGAGCGCCTCCAGCATTATCGGCGGTCTGCTGACGGGACTCGACCGGCCCACCGCCACCGCGTTCTCGTTCTATCTGTCCATTCCGACCCTCGGTCTGGCCACCTTGTATGCCCTGGTCAAAGGGCGTGAGGCGCTGGACAGCACACAGTTTGGTCCATTGTTCGTCGGACTGGGGGTGTCGTTTGCCACCGCGCTTATCGTGATGGGATGGTTGTTGCGGTACGTCTCACGGCACGACTTCCGAGGCTTTGCGGTGTACCGTATCGTAGCGGGCATCGCCATTCTAGGGTGGGCGTTATGGCGCTGA
- a CDS encoding ArsR/SmtB family transcription factor produces the protein MTTTPDVKTERAADCEIHCVHPDAVARALAQLPSDALIERATTLTKVVSDPTRLRILSALALEELCVCDLAVIAGINESTMSHQLRHLRALGLVTFKKVGRIAYYRLASTHVTRLIADMLEHAEAM, from the coding sequence ATGACCACCACACCTGATGTGAAGACCGAGCGCGCTGCGGACTGCGAAATTCACTGCGTTCACCCGGACGCGGTCGCGCGGGCCCTGGCGCAACTGCCAAGCGACGCGCTGATTGAACGCGCCACCACCCTCACCAAGGTGGTGTCGGACCCCACACGGCTGCGCATCCTCTCCGCCCTCGCGCTCGAAGAGCTGTGCGTGTGCGATCTGGCCGTAATCGCGGGCATCAACGAGTCCACCATGAGCCACCAGCTGCGGCACCTGCGCGCCCTGGGCCTGGTGACCTTCAAGAAAGTGGGCCGCATCGCCTACTACCGACTGGCGAGCACCCACGTCACGCGGCTTATCGCGGACATGCTGGAGCACGCCGAAGCCATGTGA
- a CDS encoding glutaredoxin family protein, giving the protein MKHVTVYTVPGCASCEAIKRFLAARQVPYTEKNVREDPAALAEMQAKAKVRIAPVTVIGDQAFYGTFDDQRPLLEAALRDNDV; this is encoded by the coding sequence ATGAAGCACGTGACCGTCTACACCGTGCCTGGCTGCGCGTCCTGCGAAGCGATCAAACGCTTCCTCGCGGCGCGTCAGGTGCCCTACACCGAGAAGAACGTCCGTGAGGACCCGGCAGCCCTGGCCGAGATGCAGGCCAAGGCGAAGGTCCGCATCGCGCCCGTCACGGTGATCGGTGACCAGGCCTTCTACGGCACCTTTGACGATCAACGCCCCTTACTGGAGGCCGCCCTGCGAGACAATGACGTATGA